The genomic DNA ACGACCTCGGCGAAGCAGGTGTCATAGGCGTCTTCGGCGTGGCGCTCCGGGATCAGCCGGCACTCCAGCCAGGCCGCGCAGCCCGCCTCCAGCACCGGCACGCCCAGCACCGGGCCGCGCGCGGCCTCGATGCCGAAACGCGCGAACTTGTCGCCGTCGCGGCCGCTGACGCTGCCCACGGCGTAGGTCAGGTCCATCAGCGCAGCGCCCGGCACGCACAGTCCGAAGACGCCGCTGGCGCTCGCCAGCTCGCGCGTGAACGTCTGCTTGTCGATCACCACCGCCACGCGCGGCGGCGTGAACTCCACCGGCATGGACCAGGCAGCCGCCATGATGTTGCGGCGCTCACCGTGCGCGCTGGTGACCAGCACGGTGGGACCGTGGTTGATGAGACGGCTGGCATGGGCGAGATCGACGGGCAGGAAGTGAGACATGGTGGACGCCGGCAAGGCGCGCTACACGCGCGGAGTGGATGACGCAGCCACTTTACCGGAAGCCGTGGCGCGCAAGGACAGCCTCGGACGCGACGGCCTGGCCCTCCCCCACCAGTGTCGCGCAGCAGCGCGCCAGCCAGGCATGCAGGCCCTGCACCACGGGCGTCAGCAATGTGCGATGCGCGCACACCAGCTGCAGCGGCGCGGGCTGGCCATGCGCCGGCGGAAACAACTCCACCAGTCGGCCGGAGGCCAGATCATCGAACACATCCAGCCGCGACTTGTAGGTGATGCCCAGCCCCGCCACCGCCCAACGGTGCACGACCTCGGCGTCGTCGCAGACGCGGTCGCCGCGCACGGCGACCGTCTTGACACCATCGGGCAGGTGGAAGCTCCAACGCTCGAAGGTCTGGTCGCCCATCACGAAACGCAGGCAGTTGTGCCGCGACAGCTCGTCCGGATCGCGCGGCGCACCGTGACGTGCCAGGTAGGACGGCGCCGCGCACAGCGTGCGCCGGTTGCCCGGCGCAAGCGGCAGCGACACCAGCGAGGAATCGGCCAGCATGCCATAGCGGATGCCGGCATCCAGCGACTCGCGAAAGAAATCCGCCATCTGGTCGCTGACGCGCAAGTGCAGCGACACCTTGGGGTGGGCGGCCTGGAAGGCCTCCAGCCAGGGCAGCAGCACATTGCGCCCGATGTCCGATGGCACCGACAGGCGCAGCGGACCGGCGATCTCGGGGCTGCCCTGCGCCAGGGCCTCGCGCCCGCCGGCCAGAGCGCCCAGCGCGGCGCGCGCGTGCGGCAGATAACGCTCGCCGTCGTCCGACAGGCGCAGGCGGCGCGTGGAGCGCACGAACAGCCGCGTGCCCAGCGCGCGCTCGAGCCGCAACACGGCGCTGCTGGCCAGGGCAGGCGCCATGTCCAGCAAGCGTGCCGCTGCCGAGAAGCTGCCGGACTCGGCTGTCTGGACGAATACCTGGAGATCATCCAGCCGGATCATTTTCGTCATTCCACGGAAAGTATTTCTTGATTATCCCTATTTTTCGCCGAATAAAGATAAATCAAGATACCGGACATCCGCACGCTTTTTCCCCTTTCCACGCCTTCCCTCTTTGCCCGGAGCCCCGCATGAAAGCCATCGGTTATCACCAATCCGCCCTGCCCA from Orrella dioscoreae includes the following:
- a CDS encoding flavin reductase family protein, with protein sequence MSHFLPVDLAHASRLINHGPTVLVTSAHGERRNIMAAAWSMPVEFTPPRVAVVIDKQTFTRELASASGVFGLCVPGAALMDLTYAVGSVSGRDGDKFARFGIEAARGPVLGVPVLEAGCAAWLECRLIPERHAEDAYDTCFAEVVSAAADTRIFANGHWSVREDNATLHTLHHLGAGNFVVAGSMRQAHAPA
- a CDS encoding LysR family transcriptional regulator; this encodes MIRLDDLQVFVQTAESGSFSAAARLLDMAPALASSAVLRLERALGTRLFVRSTRRLRLSDDGERYLPHARAALGALAGGREALAQGSPEIAGPLRLSVPSDIGRNVLLPWLEAFQAAHPKVSLHLRVSDQMADFFRESLDAGIRYGMLADSSLVSLPLAPGNRRTLCAAPSYLARHGAPRDPDELSRHNCLRFVMGDQTFERWSFHLPDGVKTVAVRGDRVCDDAEVVHRWAVAGLGITYKSRLDVFDDLASGRLVELFPPAHGQPAPLQLVCAHRTLLTPVVQGLHAWLARCCATLVGEGQAVASEAVLARHGFR